Part of the Mastacembelus armatus chromosome 6, fMasArm1.2, whole genome shotgun sequence genome, ACAATTTGTTACACACTTCTATTAAATTTACcctttgccttttatttttgttaggggaaaaaatgaaaggaaaatttCAGAGAAGATACGGGGCAGGGTGTGAAAACTActttttcttctaaaaaaatgttgtttcataGAGTAACATCACCCTAATATAGCCGAGACTAAATAGAACCAATGCTATATCTTTTCACTGTACGAGGAAACATAAAAAGTGATGAAACAGAATAAGCCCCCCTGCACACAATTCTAGATATTTGCAAGTTCAGTCTATAGAGTCTGGATTTTCCGACTTCTGAAAAGGAAACGTGAAAACACCTTTTATGAGCTGGGGTTTGGAGATGTCAGCAGCCTTTTTAGGATGCAAACGCCCAGAGAGCTTGGAATCAGCTCCGTCTATTTGAAGGCCTGTGTAGGCAACACTCTGACTGCTGACATTAGCACCAGTTGTCCTAATCTACAAATTAGTCCAGTTTGTCACGCTTTAAATATATTAGTGCCGTTTGTCATGGTCTAAATGTGATGCGGGTATCTTCCCAGCTCAGGAACCCAGCACCTCTTCACGCATTTTCCCACCAAACTCCCCTGCCTGCCCACAAAGCTCCCAGCACCGTGACCAATAGTAgccaaaaccacacacacacacacacacatacacacacacacacattgaaggGTTAGTTTGCAATGTTGCCCACATGGTCACGTTCACAGGTTTGAACACTGGTTTCTTTTCAGAACAACTTGATAATCACTTCTACATGTAGACAGAACATGTAATCACAGGAACTAGCAGGTGTGTAACACTGAACAGCCTTGAGCACTCTGTATCCTCTAAACCTTGACAAAGACTCTAACAGCGCTACATTATACTGACCTGTCTTTAATGGGCCTGTAATATACTGGCCTGTCAGTGGCCTTTTCCACTCAATTCTTTACAACACAATCACCTTTGTCTCTGCATTTGCAGCCTTTACAATCCCCCCTTCATGCTTCGTTCGAGGCAGTGTGAGCTGAGCTCTGGACAGCGTGCCTTATTAATATAGactctgtttccactgctggACAAATTGGGTTTTTAACCATCATATATAAGGCAGAACTAGTAGAATACAGGCAGCAGAGCAAGTCTCATCTGCTGGTGGTCGAAATGAGGCCTGATGTTTTTCTGAGAATGCTAAAAACACTCaattttatataataaacatCAACTAAATGTGGCCTGAGGACATTAAAGGCATATCTTCTGTCAGTTCtctttttttggatttttggaCCTGGGAATAtagggaaaataaataatgcagctTGTGTTTATGGGGCATAAATGAAGCAGGCTGTCACACCTGTTGGCTTGTGTTTTGTCTCTCCAGCCTCGTCTGTGGTTCCTGTCCCAGGAACATTTTCATGGCCCCTGGCCCCCAGGGGGAAGCCCAGGAGAGGCATGCTGAGGCGGGCTGTGTTCTCAGACCTCCAGAGGAAGGCCCTGGAGAGAACCTTCCAGAAGCAGAAATACATCAGCAAGCCAGACAGGAAGAAACTTGCCAACAAACTGGGACTCAAAGACTCCCAGGTATACACCAGGGCTTATTTTGTCCactttataaatattttgtgcCCTGTTATTTAGGTTGTACATTTAAAACTGGGTTTGTAAGGGTGTAAACTTTGGATTAATGATGATGTCAATGATATCGGTGCAATGTTGTGTCCTGTGAAGGTGAAGATCTGGTTTCAGAACCGCAGAATGAAATGGAGAAATTCCAAGGAGCGGGAGCTACTGTCAACAGGTGGCTGTCGCCAGCAGACCCTCCCCACTAAAACCAACCCCCACCCAGACCTCACTGATGTTGGCAGTACCTACTGCCATGGGCTGGATAGGACTGCACCCACCAGCCAGCTGGatcttcaccaccaccatcacaacCCTGCCTCTCCATCAGAGTCCAGCAAACAGTCAGAGTCTGACAGTGAAGAAATCACAGTTTCATAGAAAATTCTAGTCAATGGAAGTAAAAATCAGAATTGTCAGCTCTGTACATAGCTGCATTTTCTGTACTTCCCCCTCAGTGCCATATTTCTGTACAGCATTGCTCGTCCACTTGTTTACTTTTATATGTAATTCAGTATATCTATATAGGGTAAAATAAGGAATACTGAACTGTtttagatttattatttttagattGAAATGTTTAATACTCTTAAATATATTACATACTTGtattctttatatttttctcaaatAAATCTTTGAAAGTGCCATTTCCAGCCCTACTGTCCTGCCATTAACTCTAAAAGTATTTAAGTTATATTTTAACTCCAACATATTTTGAACTGAACCAGCAGGGGCATCAAGCTCCAGTCCTTGAGGCCCACTTGTTTTCAACTAACCCCacccttccagcttctgattggctgaacacacctgatcaaGGTAATCAGCAAtgagtagggcagggatagtgggaaaacaagcaggacagtgggcaTCAAGCACTGGAGCTGGACACGTTCTCTACAGGGTTAGTTGTTAGCTTAGCTATGGATTCAGTTATGTCCAGAATGAAATCTTGCCTTTCAAACCCCACTGCTGTCCTCACAGTGTCATTGTGTTCAACATACAGATTCATGGGTAAAGGAGACATGACGTCAGGTCAATGTGATCTGTACATTCACAACAACTGAACACAATAATGAGACCAGCTCCCACTATCATCTAGATAGTGGTGATAGATATACTTGGGAGATTATCTTATGTGCAGTATGCACTAGATTTCAGGTGAGTGTTCTCAATTTATATGAacaagtgagaaataaaaatcaacatGACACGCAAGAAGCAATTTAGAAAATAATAGGAAAATAAACCTGGAGTTAATCTTagaaaagtacatttaaaaaaaaaaaaaaaaaaaatcacttggaTGATCTTAAGGTTCATTGTTAAAAAAAGGACTTTATTGACATTTCCCACTGTGAATTATACAAGGAAAGCTGATGAGCAATAATGTTAAGACTAGTACTGACACTTTGcattaaagacaaaaaacatgttatttgtattatttattcaaCATTTGACTACAGAACAGATGAAAGACAggaccatcat contains:
- the LOC113132585 gene encoding homeobox protein DBX1-B-like, whose protein sequence is MTFPCSSLPTHFYPGLLGPPAALSSPLIRSLPPGFLVEDLLRLNQPVSCTHGTFSSSSPGDMIPLSPRPLGPIVERSPLQPSRNSHGSLQTTCPDSGCLKFGVSAILAPSTRSVQSFQTKSSPLPLFDGGVHPFIRATYFTGSTSSSSVVPVPGTFSWPLAPRGKPRRGMLRRAVFSDLQRKALERTFQKQKYISKPDRKKLANKLGLKDSQVKIWFQNRRMKWRNSKERELLSTGGCRQQTLPTKTNPHPDLTDVGSTYCHGLDRTAPTSQLDLHHHHHNPASPSESSKQSESDSEEITVS